A genomic window from Camelina sativa cultivar DH55 chromosome 2, Cs, whole genome shotgun sequence includes:
- the LOC104719401 gene encoding uncharacterized protein LOC104719401: MAAEKQVAFLSLYGEDVPDSVPLYLKSGLERSGVSVLRRDNKVSEDLRTVLNKIRESSFVLVIFSVGFAKSRECLDELVLVKKRMDIGKLRTIPIYYKVEPEDVIRVQGLFGKNLLRCEAEEHKTAMRNNMEALLRSGVRLINWREALKSVTTTRDFMYREEDDFIEKLTKQVNNAYAKDDPATMNQLSQITVKKRKEDLVSLMRSMGLGFEGNFSWETYPIDKLSKQCEEQLSKLLSEETKKKEGANPIPVFEKSPTENNQVFISFRGQDVRSNFVSHLILALEMDGINVALDTNEIFRGQSLFESISRMIKGSSIALVVFTQNYLESKWCLQELMVIKKYMDEGMLRVIPIFYMVEPRDMRIKETGVFRKHSGNTDKDTILAWDAALRSVSARMGIKYDASRTSSESEFVMNIVAAVQQLLAVIQSNC; this comes from the exons ATGGCGGCGGAGAAGCAAGTGGCGTTCCTCAGTTTATACGGGGAGGATGTGCCGGACAGCGTCCCACTCTACCTGAAATCCGGCCTGGAACGCAGCGGAGTCAGCGTGTTGAGACGGGATAACAAAGTGTCAGAAGACCTCCGAACGGTATTGAATAAGATCCGGGAATCGAGTTTCGTGCTGGTGATCTTCTCTGTCGGTTTCGCCAAGTCACGCGAGTGCCTTGACGAGCTCGTGCTGGTGAAGAAACGGATGGACATAGGAAAGCTGCGTACCATTCCAATCTACTACAAGGTGGAGCCAGAGGACGTTATCCGGGTCCagggtttgtttggtaaaaatCTCCTAAGGTGCGAGGCGGAAGAACATAAAACCGCGATGAGGAATAATATGGAGGCTTTGCTGAGATCGGGGGTGAGGCTCATAAACTGGAGAGAGGCTTTGAAGTCTGTCACGACGACAAGAGACTTCATGTAccgagaagaagatga CTTTATAGAAAAACTCACCAAACAGGTTAATAATGCTTATGCAAAAGATGATCCGGCCACTATGAACCAGTTGTCTCAG ATCACAGTCAAGAAACGTAAAGAAGATTTGGTGTCTCTCATGAGAAGCATGGGTTTGGGGTTTGAAGGAAACTTTAG CTGGGAGACATATCCCATAGATAAACTCTCTAAGCAATGTGAGGAACAGTTGAGCAAGTTGCTATCTGAGGAAACTAAAAAGAAGGAAGGTGCTAACCCAATACCAGTGTTTGAG AAATCTCCCACAGAGAATAACCAAGTGTTCATCAGCTTCCGCGGCCAAGATGTGCGCTCCAACTTTGTCTCACATTTGATTCTTGCCTTGGAAATGGATGGGATCAATGTTGCGTTGGACACCAATGAAATTTTCAGAGGGCAGTCACTTTTTGAATCCATTTCCCGGATGATAAAAGGTTCGAGTATTGCTTTGGTAGTCTTCACTCAAAACTACCTAGAGTCCAAATGGTGCTTGCAGGAGCTGATggtgataaaaaaatacatgGATGAGGGAATGCTCAGAGTCATTCCCATCTTCTACATGGTGGAGCCACGCGACATGAGGATAAAGGAAACGGGAGTGTTCCGTAAGCATTCAGGAAACACTGACAAAGACACAATCCTAGCATGGGATGCGGCTCTACGGTCAGTCAGTGCAAGGATGGGCATTAAGTATGATGCAAGTCGCACCAG CTCAGAGAGTGAGTTTGTCATGAATATTGTTGCGGCGGTTCAGCAATTGTTGGCGGTTATTCAATCGaactgttga
- the LOC104719384 gene encoding endoglucanase 19 isoform X2: MGATTTISILVLLLLGLAQLAVSGHDYKQALSKSILFFEAQRSGHLPPNQRVSWRSHSGLYDGKSSGVDLVGGYYDAGDNVKFGLPMAFTVTTMCWSIIEYGGQLESNGELGHALDAVKWGTDYFIKAHPEPNVLYGEVGDGKSDHYCWQRPEEMTTDRKAYKIDRNNPGSDLAGETAAAMAAASIVFRRSDPSYSAELIRHARQLFEFADKYRGKYDSSITVAQKYYRSVSGYNDELLWAAAWLYQATNDKYYLDYLGKNGDSMGGTGWSITEFSWDVKYAGVQTLVAKILMQGKAGEHTAVFERYQEKAEQYMCSLLGKSTKNIKKTPGGLIFRQSWNNMQFVTSASFLSAVYSDYLSSSKRVLRCSQGNISPSKLLDFSKSQVDYILGDNPRATSYMVGYGENYPRKVHHRGSSIVSFNVDKKFVTCRGGYATWYSRKGSDPNVLTGAIVGGPDAYDNFADQRDNYEQTEPATYNNAPLLGVLARLISGPRGSDQLLPGVTPTPSPVIIKPAPVPKRKPTTPPASSPSPITISQKMTNSWMNEGKVYYRYSTRLTNRSTKTLKNLKISITKLYGAIWGVTKTGNSYGFPSWIQSLPAGKSMEFVYIHSAPQANVLVSNYSLE; the protein is encoded by the exons ATGGGTGCTACTACCACCATTTCGATTcttgttctccttcttcttgggTTGGCTCAGCTTGCAGTTTCAGGGCatgactataaacaagctcTGAGCAAAAGCATTCTATTCTTTGAAGCTCAGAGGTCAGGACACCTTCCTCCCAACCAGAGAGTTTCATGGCGATCTCACTCCGGTCTTTACGACGGCAAATCAAGCGGC GTGGATCTAGTTGGAGGATACTATGACGCCGGAGACAATGTGAAATTCGGGCTTCCGATGGCTTTCACGGTTACCACAATGTGTTGGAGCATCATAGAATACGGTGGCCAGCTAGAATCTAATGGCGAACTTGGCCATGCCCTTGACGCCGTTAAGTGGGGAACTGATTATTTCATTAAAGCCCACCCTGAACCTAACGTCCTCTATGGAGAG GTGGGAGATGGTAAATCGGACCATTATTGTTGGCAAAGGCCAGAGGAAATGACCACTGATCGTAAGGCTTACAAGATTGATAGGAACAATCCTGGTTCGGATCTTGCCGGAGAAACCGCTGCCGCAATGGCTGCCGCTTCCATAGTTTTTCGCCGCTCTGATCCATCATACTCAGCCGAGCTAATCCGTCACGCCCGTCAG CTTTTTGAATTTGCGGACAAATACAGAGGCAAATACGACAGCAGCATTACCGTGGCACAAAAATACTACCGATCAGTCAGCGGTTACAAT GATGAGTTACTCTGGGCTGCTGCGTGGTTATACCAAGCAAccaatgataaatattatctaGATTACCTCGGTAAAAACGGCGACTCAATGGGCGGTACCGGCTGGTCGATAACGGAATTCAGTTGGGACGTTAAGTATGCCGGCGTTCAAACCCTTGTCGCCAAG ATTTTGATGCAAGGGAAAGCAGGAGAACACACTGCCGTGTTCGAGAGGTACCAAGAGAAAGCAGAACAGTATATGTGTTCGTTGTTAGGTAAAAGcaccaaaaatataaagaaaactcCCGGCGGTTTAATTTTCCGGCAAAGCTGGAACAATATGCAGTTTGTCACGAGCGCTTCTTTCTTATCCGCCGTGTACTCTGACTATCTCTCGTCCTCCAAAAGAGTTCTACGTTGTTCTCAAGGAAACATCTCTCCATCCAAACTTCTTGATTTTTCTAAGTCACAG gTGGATTACATTCTCGGAGACAACCCAAGAGCGACGAGTTACATGGTTGGATATGGAGAGAACTATCCACGAAAAGTTCATCATCGTGGTTCGTCGATTGTCTCCTTCAATGTTGATAAAAAGTTCGTGACTTGCCGTGGTGGTTACGCCACGTGGTATAGCCGAAAAGGAAGCGACCCAAATGTTTTGACCGGAGCTATAGTTGGTGGACCCGACGCCTACGATAACTTCGCTGACCAACGGGACAATTACGAGCAAACCGAACCAGCAACTTACAACAATGCACCTCTTCTTGGTGTACTAGCCCGGTTAATTTCCGGTCCGAGGGGATCTGACCAGCTGCTCCCCG GTGTTACTCCAACTCCAAGTCCGGTTATCATAAAACCAGCACCGGTACCAAAGAGGAAACCAACAACACCTCCTG CTTCATCTCCTAGTCCCATTACGATATCGCAGAAGATGACAAACTCATGGATGAACGAAGGAAAGGTTTACTATCGATATTCAACGAGATTAACCAATAGATCtacaaaaacattgaaaaattTGAAGATATCAATCACCAAACTCTATGGTGCAATATGGGGTGTAACCAAAACCGGTAACTCGTATGGTTTCCCTTCATGGATCCAATCGTTACCGGCAGGCAAAAGCATGGAGTTTGTCTATATCCACTCAGCTCCACAGGCAAATGTCTTGGTTTCTAACTATTCTTTGGAATGA
- the LOC104719384 gene encoding endoglucanase 19 isoform X1 has translation MGATTTISILVLLLLGLAQLAVSGHDYKQALSKSILFFEAQRSGHLPPNQRVSWRSHSGLYDGKSSGVDLVGGYYDAGDNVKFGLPMAFTVTTMCWSIIEYGGQLESNGELGHALDAVKWGTDYFIKAHPEPNVLYGEVGDGKSDHYCWQRPEEMTTDRKAYKIDRNNPGSDLAGETAAAMAAASIVFRRSDPSYSAELIRHARQLFEFADKYRGKYDSSITVAQKYYRSVSGYNDELLWAAAWLYQATNDKYYLDYLGKNGDSMGGTGWSITEFSWDVKYAGVQTLVAKILMQGKAGEHTAVFERYQEKAEQYMCSLLGKSTKNIKKTPGGLIFRQSWNNMQFVTSASFLSAVYSDYLSSSKRVLRCSQGNISPSKLLDFSKSQVDYILGDNPRATSYMVGYGENYPRKVHHRGSSIVSFNVDKKFVTCRGGYATWYSRKGSDPNVLTGAIVGGPDAYDNFADQRDNYEQTEPATYNNAPLLGVLARLISGPRGSDQLLPGVTPTPSPVIIKPAPVPKRKPTTPPAASSPSPITISQKMTNSWMNEGKVYYRYSTRLTNRSTKTLKNLKISITKLYGAIWGVTKTGNSYGFPSWIQSLPAGKSMEFVYIHSAPQANVLVSNYSLE, from the exons ATGGGTGCTACTACCACCATTTCGATTcttgttctccttcttcttgggTTGGCTCAGCTTGCAGTTTCAGGGCatgactataaacaagctcTGAGCAAAAGCATTCTATTCTTTGAAGCTCAGAGGTCAGGACACCTTCCTCCCAACCAGAGAGTTTCATGGCGATCTCACTCCGGTCTTTACGACGGCAAATCAAGCGGC GTGGATCTAGTTGGAGGATACTATGACGCCGGAGACAATGTGAAATTCGGGCTTCCGATGGCTTTCACGGTTACCACAATGTGTTGGAGCATCATAGAATACGGTGGCCAGCTAGAATCTAATGGCGAACTTGGCCATGCCCTTGACGCCGTTAAGTGGGGAACTGATTATTTCATTAAAGCCCACCCTGAACCTAACGTCCTCTATGGAGAG GTGGGAGATGGTAAATCGGACCATTATTGTTGGCAAAGGCCAGAGGAAATGACCACTGATCGTAAGGCTTACAAGATTGATAGGAACAATCCTGGTTCGGATCTTGCCGGAGAAACCGCTGCCGCAATGGCTGCCGCTTCCATAGTTTTTCGCCGCTCTGATCCATCATACTCAGCCGAGCTAATCCGTCACGCCCGTCAG CTTTTTGAATTTGCGGACAAATACAGAGGCAAATACGACAGCAGCATTACCGTGGCACAAAAATACTACCGATCAGTCAGCGGTTACAAT GATGAGTTACTCTGGGCTGCTGCGTGGTTATACCAAGCAAccaatgataaatattatctaGATTACCTCGGTAAAAACGGCGACTCAATGGGCGGTACCGGCTGGTCGATAACGGAATTCAGTTGGGACGTTAAGTATGCCGGCGTTCAAACCCTTGTCGCCAAG ATTTTGATGCAAGGGAAAGCAGGAGAACACACTGCCGTGTTCGAGAGGTACCAAGAGAAAGCAGAACAGTATATGTGTTCGTTGTTAGGTAAAAGcaccaaaaatataaagaaaactcCCGGCGGTTTAATTTTCCGGCAAAGCTGGAACAATATGCAGTTTGTCACGAGCGCTTCTTTCTTATCCGCCGTGTACTCTGACTATCTCTCGTCCTCCAAAAGAGTTCTACGTTGTTCTCAAGGAAACATCTCTCCATCCAAACTTCTTGATTTTTCTAAGTCACAG gTGGATTACATTCTCGGAGACAACCCAAGAGCGACGAGTTACATGGTTGGATATGGAGAGAACTATCCACGAAAAGTTCATCATCGTGGTTCGTCGATTGTCTCCTTCAATGTTGATAAAAAGTTCGTGACTTGCCGTGGTGGTTACGCCACGTGGTATAGCCGAAAAGGAAGCGACCCAAATGTTTTGACCGGAGCTATAGTTGGTGGACCCGACGCCTACGATAACTTCGCTGACCAACGGGACAATTACGAGCAAACCGAACCAGCAACTTACAACAATGCACCTCTTCTTGGTGTACTAGCCCGGTTAATTTCCGGTCCGAGGGGATCTGACCAGCTGCTCCCCG GTGTTACTCCAACTCCAAGTCCGGTTATCATAAAACCAGCACCGGTACCAAAGAGGAAACCAACAACACCTCCTG cAGCTTCATCTCCTAGTCCCATTACGATATCGCAGAAGATGACAAACTCATGGATGAACGAAGGAAAGGTTTACTATCGATATTCAACGAGATTAACCAATAGATCtacaaaaacattgaaaaattTGAAGATATCAATCACCAAACTCTATGGTGCAATATGGGGTGTAACCAAAACCGGTAACTCGTATGGTTTCCCTTCATGGATCCAATCGTTACCGGCAGGCAAAAGCATGGAGTTTGTCTATATCCACTCAGCTCCACAGGCAAATGTCTTGGTTTCTAACTATTCTTTGGAATGA
- the LOC104719411 gene encoding cytochrome P450 709B3-like, which translates to MFGPLSPWPLLPKKKKGEIILVFLLMERISTTNILVLVLLLLVVPKVWEACLILLWRPLMLSRRFKKQGISGPKYKILYGNLSEMKKMKKETNLWVLDPKSNDIFPRVLPHYHQWMSQYGETFLYWNGTKPTLYISDLELAKQILSSKFGFSVIPVKRPEVFLLFGKGLTFIDGDDWARHRRILNPAFSIDQLKAMTKPMVNCTLRMFDEWSKQSIGEVVMKLEMDKEFYRLASDIIATTAFGSSYAEGIEFSRAQKELEDYYVTSLTKIFIPGTQYLPTPTNLGLWKLDKKVKDSIERIIDARLKSECKNYGDDLLGLMLKAAKSQESDRKMRNDEIIEECKNFYYSGQGTTSLLLTWTTMLLSLHQDWQEKLREEVFNECGRDKIPDSDTLSKLKLLNMVLMESLRLYGPVIKMTRDATQDMKVGHLEIPKGTSIVVPFLKMHSDKAIWGEDAEQFNPLRFENGVSQAAINPNALLAFSFGPRACIARNFAMLEAKTVVTMLLQRFHLSLSPEYRHTPVDNFNLFPQYGLPVMLQPLDSSSQ; encoded by the exons ATGTTTGGTCCTCTATCCCCTTGGCCCTTgctccccaaaaaaaaaaaaggggagatAATACTTGTGTTTCTTTTAATGGAACGCATAAGCACGACCAATATCTTAGTACTCGTTCTTCTGCTCCTTGTTGTTCCCAAGGTATGGGAAGCTTGTTTGATCCTCCTTTGGCGGCCATTGATGCTGTcaagaagattcaagaaacaAGGAATCTCAGGACCAAAGTACAAAATCTTGTACGGAAACCTCagtgagatgaagaagatgaagaaagaaactaaCCTTTGGGTTCTTGATCCCAAGTCCAACGATATCTTCCCTCGTGTGCTTCCTCACTATCACCAATGGATGTCCCAATACG GAGAAACATTTCTATACTGGAATGGGACAAAACCTACGCTATACATCTCAGATCTAGAACTAGCGAAACAGATCTTGTCGAGCAAGTTCGGTTTCTCTGTTATACCAGTAAAAAGACCTGAGGTCTTCCTACTTTTCGGTAAAGGACTAACCTTTATAGACGGTGATGATTGGGCTCGCCATAGACGAATCTTAAACCCTGCTTTCTCCATAGACCAGCTCAag GCTATGACGAAACCGATGGTGAATTGCACCTTGAGGATGTTCGACGAGTGGAGCAAACAGAGTATTGGTGAAGTGGTGATGAAGTTGGAGATGGACAAAGAGTTTTATAGATTGGCCTCCGACATTATAGCCACCACTGCGTTTGGAAGCAGTTACGCGGAAGGCATCGAGTTCTCTAGAGCACAGAAAGAGCTAGAGGATTATTATGTTACTTCTCTCACTAAAATCTTCATCCCTGGAACTCA ATACCTTCCTACGCCTACCAACCTTGGACTATGGAAGCTCGATAAGAAAGTAAAGGACTCGATCGAAAGAATCATAGACGCAAGGCTAAAGTCAGAATGTAAGAACTATGGAGACGATCTTCTAGGGCTCATGTTGAAAGCTGCAAAATCTCAAGAGTCTGAtagaaaaatgagaaatgatGAGATCATAGAGGAATGCAAGAATTTCTACTATTCAGGGCAAGGAACTACTTCGCTTCTGTTGACATGGACTACGATGTTACTGAGCTTACACCAAGATTGGCAAGAGAAACTTAGAGAAGAGGTTTTTAATGAATGTGGTAGAGATAAGATCCCAGATTCAGACACCTTATCCAAACTCAAACTG TTGAACATGGTGTTGATGGAGTCGCTTCGTCTGTACGGACCCGTGATTAAAATGACACGAGACGCAACACAAGATATGAAGGTAGGACACTTGGAGATCCCAAAGGGCACGAGCATTGTTGTTCCGTTTTTGAAGATGCACAGCGACAAGGCAATATGGGGAGAAGACGCCGAACAATTCAACCCCTTGCGATTCGAAAACGGCGTTTCTCAAGCCGCCATTAACCCAAACGCTCTCCTCGCGTTCTCATTTGGGCCAAGAGCTTGCATTGCAAGAAACTTTGCCATGCTCGAAGCTAAGACTGTGGTCACTATGCTCCTTCAGCGGTTCCATCTTAGCCTTTCCCCAGAGTATAGGCACACGCCAGTTGATAACTTCAATCTCTTTCCGCAATACGGCTTACCGGTGATGCTTCAGCCTCTCGATAGTAGTTCTCAATAG